aatggataaagaagatgtggcacatgtatacaatggaatattactcagccataaaaaggaatgaaattgagttatttgtagtgaggtggatggacctagagtctgtcatacagagtgaagtaagtcagaaagagaaaaacaaataccgtatgctaacacatatatatagaatctaaaacaaacaaacaaacaaaaaattgttcatgaagaacctaggggcaagacgggaataaagacacagacctaatagagaatggacttgaggatatggggaaggggaaggggaagctgggacaaagtgagagagtggcatggacatatatacactaccaaacgtaaaatagatagctagtgggaagcagccgcatagcgcagggagatcagctcggtgctttgtgtccacctagaggggtgggatagggagggtgggagggagatgcaacagggaggggatatggggatatacgtatgcgtatggctgattcactttgttgtacagcagaaactaacacaccattgtaaagcaattataccccaataaagatgttaaaaaaaaaagtcatgtctGATTTAGCATTTGACACAATgacaaaagaaagatgttaaaatgagaagtaaaaagcaagcttaataaaattttatagcattaataataaaaaataatctctacAGAAGGTATCATTTTTTGCCTAGGTGTAAGCAAGGtaagaaaatattataacaaaaaacattaaataatccCGCCAGACTACATTACCTCTGTAGAATTCAATAGAGAAATCCTGACAGAAATTGAAGTGTACAAAGGTaaggaaaaatcatttttcttgtcACATGAAACCCAATCTCTCACTCACAAAAACGTTTACTCTTATCGTTTTTGTCTAACGAGAGTTTAATAGAGTACAATGTTAATCTAACAAAGCATCTCAGTCCAGAAACATGGTTGACACTTAAAGAGGCAAGTAGAACGGAGGGCTGTCATGCAGTGAACCACTTCCCAGGGGCCGCAGCACTCGGCTTCTTCAGCACAGTCTTGTCCATTTTGCACCTAGTTCTCAGGGCTCCtggttctctctgtctccctggcaAGCCTGTCTGCCCTCAAGGCCATACCCAGTCTCTCCCTCGCTCTTTTCACTTTCCGAGCCTGTCGGCGAATATCTGCATAGGTTACTCGTTGCCTGCAGAGGGTCTGTGGGAGGAAGAGATCCAATCCTGGGATCATCTCTGCCCCGTTTGAACACTGGGCAGTGATGGCTTCAGGGCTGGTGTGCAGAGACCCGGCACCAGCACGGCCCAGGGATTCACCTGCACCACGCAGGGCAATTACTCTGAAAATAATTGTGCTGTCCAACGTGCTGAAAGGTTCTCCTTCAGGGCTGTAGACCTGGAGCCCCTGCAGTCTTCTGAATGCACAGGCTTGCTGGGGCTTCTCCAAGGTCCCCTCGCATCGACGGCGCCTGACTGCATTGTCAGGATGAGAAGTTATCTTTGTGACTTGCCTCTTGAAAATGCAGCTGGTCAGCCTCATAGGAAGTGCAGTTCCGTCACGATGTCTCTGCCTGGCCTTGGCTAAACGGTCTTGTCTTCTCTTCTCCAACGTCTCAGGCATCATATTTCTTTGGAGCTTCCCCTGTGAAAACAAAACGAAATGTAACATTTGAATAACGTGGGGGAGGAAACCACTGCCAGTCATGGAGAATGTCCTCAGCTCGTTTGGATAGTCACTCTCCTGTCTCCCTAGAGAAATGAATCTCAATTTACTCCGCGTCACAGTCTTTCAGAGGGTTGTTAGAACTCAGATTTCCGGATCTCAATGCAAGTCAGTCTGGGGTGGGGGACAAGAAATTGCGTTTCTAGGTGATTCCAACTGACGCTGATGCTGCTAGTACCGGCACCACGCATTGAGAGCTGAAGTCTGGGACATCAAACAGATAGGAGTCAAGGACAGAAAGCTCCAGGTCATTGCCCAGTACCAATTCCAGACtttcccctcctccatcctccttGGAGGATGTTTTCCTCTTACCACCCCTGTCACTGTCAACTCCGCACATGCTGGTACCCGCTAATCCAACATTATCTGCACAAAGAGATCACAGGTTTCTTTGAATACCAAGACATTAAACTTTTTGATATCTCTTTTTTACTTTGCTTTAAGACATGCAATCACCTAGTTTTCATAGTTCTTTAGTGCCTCATCTTCAGTGAGATCATGTACCTCTCAACACTCCGATACTTTTCTTTCAAACCCAAGTCCCATCTTCACTCAAATATTCTCCTGCTCATAACATAACTTAGAAAGGTCACATTCTCATCATAAAGTTccttttttccactgtaaataacattttttttttcggtacgcgggcatctcactgttgtggcctctcccattgaggagcacaggctccggatgcgcaggctcagcggccatggctcacgggcacagccgctccgcggcacgtgggatcctcccggaccggggcacgaacctgtgtcctctgcatcggcaggcggactctcaaccactgcgccaccagggaagccctgtaaataaCAATGTTTACTCCCTGACTcccatccttcccctcctcctaccCTCTCTCTACCATCTCAACACAACAATTGATGCTTCTTAGAAGTCGGTCCTGCTCTCACATCTGTTCTACATCCAAGCCTTCTTCTAGGAAATCCCATCCATTTCCCTGCCTTCAAATAGCATTAATGAACTAGAAATGCTCACAGATTCACCGATCTGGCTTCAACTCTAAGACCCAAATATCCATCTGCCTACCCACCAGATCAGTGATAATATCCATGACTCAATTCACTGTGACCAGGTCCCAAGTTGAACCAGCCAATTCCCCAAATAGTTCATCCTTATCTCAATGTCTCCACAAACTCACCTGTTGGAAGTAATATCACATTTGCCCCTGAATGGCATTCTGGACGCCCTACCACCCCACATTCTTATACCAATTAGCCGTCCATTTGCCCTCCTGAATCTACCTGAAGATTCCCAACTTTTGAATAATTCTTGAGCACCTTTCATTTGACCTACAAAATGCCACAGAATAACCTTTCCTGTTCCCATATCAAAATTAATCTTACATTTTCTCtgtgtaaattttaattttatgtggaCTATTATCTACTTATTTGAGATTGCTTTTCTCACTAAGTTGGGTACTCAATGAAGAGAGGATAATAAGAATTTTAATGTTTCCACTGATATAGTCATTTAGTGCTTTGGCTTTCCAAGGTGCTCAGATATCTTTTTTGAAGAGAAGTTATGCAAACTCCAAAACTACTTTCCaaatttttctaataaatgcACACAACTACAATGATAAAATGAGTTAGTCTGTTTTGTGGTGGACTGCAATCAAAGATTTCAATCCTTTCTCTCTGTGATCCATTCTAAGTCTCCTCACAATAATCTGTTTAAACTGTGAACCTAATCAGTGCACCTTTCCTTTTAAATCTCACACTTCTGTCTtcgaagattttttttttttttttttttttttttttttgttttgtttttttgcggtacgcgggcctctcaccgttgtggcctctcccgttgcggagcacaggctccagacgcgcgggctcagcggccatggctcacgggcccagtcgctccgcggcatgtgggatcttcccggaccggggcacgaacccgtgtcccctgcatcggcaggcggactctcaaccaccgcgtcaccagggaagccccgaagatatttttttaaagggaaaacatAAAACTCACTTTATTCCTGTTGTCCTGACATTATAATTAATACTACCCCTTTCATTACTCAAAGTGTAatgaaatgtttgatagaaaaatgcttgatagaaaaatgtttgatagaaaaaTGATCTGCCTATTTATAGAGCAGCTGTTATATGCCAAGTTGTGTACTAAAACACACTACTCGGAATTTAACTTAACAAAGTCATTGCCCTAGATTATTTTAATCTTGGTGAGAGAAAAGGGTTATAGACTAAGGAATGTCTAGTAATAGCGTTAGGTATAATTAGGTGCTATGATCTACAGCAAGGCCAACACaaagacagagagggaaggagcagaATAGGGAGGAATAGAAGTGAGAAGGGAgagtaggaaaaagaaattaactacAATGATGGATGACAAAGAAACTGGAGAGCCCTATTTGAAGCAgagaacagaatttttttaaaaagaagaaaaaaaagggcttccctggtggtgcagtggttgagagtccgcctgccgatgcagcggacacgggttcgtgccccggtccgggaagatcccacatgccgcggaacggctgggcccgtgagccatggccgctgggcctgagcgtccggagcctgtgctccgcaacggga
This genomic interval from Phocoena sinus isolate mPhoSin1 chromosome 3, mPhoSin1.pri, whole genome shotgun sequence contains the following:
- the LOC116752237 gene encoding methyl-CpG-binding domain protein 3-like 2B, translating into MGEPEWTSFPSQPLLGKLQRNMMPETLEKRRQDRLAKARQRHRDGTALPMRLTSCIFKRQVTKITSHPDNAVRRRRCEGTLEKPQQACAFRRLQGLQVYSPEGEPFSTLDSTIIFRVIALRGAGESLGRAGAGSLHTSPEAITAQCSNGAEMIPGLDLFLPQTLCRQRVTYADIRRQARKVKRARERLGMALRADRLARETERTRSPEN